The following are from one region of the Leptospira selangorensis genome:
- a CDS encoding AsmA family protein, which produces MRSWDVLNRYLEENKIRYVSALGFFVLLFVLIVYIPFVQKKDVYKEFILDRLRSSTDLDIRVADSDLYLLPFPGIELNQIEIRKDNILIAVSDKVDIDISWFGLIKRMIEVRDISINGGSLHLERRKDGSFDIVEYLNGKKKEIEKKSNVKELLDDVNSRIGFSTEDFFAISLKNIEIDNFTLVYNEQNHDKKYVVYFKKSQVSVSFYGKDVDLLFQGRIDDQPIDLEMTGGLQNFPVNWEKLQFSAVLKTEELSLSLLREIFNIFPAGDFSKTKISGRTEVIKEEGTIFKFKIRNQIKDLAYKGGLPFGNIRLNVDFDLDLINKKVAFPFIEAIWEGVAKATAKGSVNWKNRSLGQFDIKADYGDYHNLLKLGKLFQVREDLFDPNSPPGIFYFTGELNNIFAFKHRFAHIKMEAKYVDPLLSIPNFHAYIYNGEILGKAKIYPDIPKIEVEGDAHRLQVDKVLLPYISEKIMEGELSSWFSFETQIRNHSRDSVTELFANMKGIGNITIKNGELVGYANFMVPVLNTVGKIITFKGVDGRQLKFEALRSDVKIGGNEMYFPNMKLEIENSGMDVDGKGTVGFDQKIDMRLHLRLGGKYIGKGLQIPIIYAGTFGKSIPYVDPIWLGSVYTGMTLLGPYLIPLGGPYAGGVAGSVIGEYVRDLWDGVTGLFGGSSSEPDKKQKEK; this is translated from the coding sequence ATGCGCTCCTGGGATGTGCTCAATCGGTATTTAGAAGAGAACAAGATCCGCTACGTCTCCGCTCTCGGGTTCTTTGTATTATTATTCGTACTGATCGTTTATATTCCTTTTGTTCAAAAGAAAGACGTATATAAAGAATTTATATTAGATCGTCTTAGAAGTTCCACCGACCTAGACATCAGGGTTGCAGATTCTGATCTGTACCTTCTTCCTTTTCCCGGAATCGAACTAAATCAAATTGAGATCCGAAAAGACAATATTCTCATCGCAGTCAGCGATAAAGTAGATATAGATATTTCATGGTTCGGTCTCATCAAAAGAATGATAGAAGTCCGAGATATTTCCATTAACGGAGGATCCCTTCATTTGGAGAGAAGAAAGGATGGATCTTTCGATATTGTCGAATATTTGAATGGAAAGAAGAAGGAAATAGAAAAGAAGAGCAATGTAAAAGAACTTCTAGATGATGTAAACTCTCGGATCGGGTTTTCTACCGAGGACTTTTTTGCGATCAGTTTAAAGAATATTGAAATAGATAATTTCACATTAGTATATAACGAACAAAATCACGATAAAAAATATGTAGTATATTTTAAAAAGTCTCAGGTCTCCGTTTCTTTTTATGGAAAGGATGTAGATCTATTATTCCAAGGAAGAATAGACGATCAACCTATAGATCTGGAAATGACAGGCGGCTTACAAAACTTTCCAGTGAATTGGGAAAAATTACAATTCAGTGCAGTCCTAAAAACGGAAGAACTTTCACTTTCATTGCTTAGAGAAATATTCAATATTTTCCCTGCAGGAGATTTCTCCAAAACGAAAATTTCCGGGAGAACTGAAGTAATAAAAGAAGAAGGTACAATCTTCAAATTTAAGATCCGAAACCAAATTAAGGATCTTGCATACAAAGGAGGGCTTCCTTTCGGAAATATCAGATTGAATGTGGACTTCGATCTGGACTTGATCAATAAAAAAGTGGCCTTTCCTTTTATAGAAGCAATCTGGGAAGGAGTAGCGAAAGCAACTGCAAAGGGAAGTGTGAACTGGAAGAACAGAAGTTTAGGCCAGTTCGATATCAAAGCGGATTATGGAGACTATCATAATCTTTTGAAATTAGGAAAACTATTCCAGGTAAGAGAAGATCTTTTCGATCCGAATTCTCCTCCTGGTATCTTCTACTTTACCGGAGAATTGAATAATATTTTCGCATTCAAACATAGATTCGCTCATATCAAAATGGAAGCGAAGTATGTGGATCCGCTTCTTTCTATTCCGAATTTTCATGCATATATCTATAATGGAGAAATATTAGGAAAAGCTAAAATATATCCTGATATCCCCAAAATAGAAGTGGAAGGAGATGCGCATAGACTTCAGGTAGATAAAGTCCTTCTTCCTTATATATCCGAAAAAATTATGGAAGGTGAACTTTCTAGTTGGTTCTCTTTCGAAACACAGATCCGAAATCATTCCAGGGATTCCGTTACCGAACTTTTTGCAAACATGAAAGGGATCGGGAATATAACTATTAAAAATGGAGAGCTAGTAGGTTACGCAAACTTCATGGTACCGGTTTTGAATACGGTCGGTAAGATCATCACATTCAAAGGAGTGGATGGAAGGCAGTTAAAATTCGAAGCCCTTAGATCCGATGTGAAAATTGGAGGGAACGAGATGTATTTCCCCAACATGAAACTGGAAATCGAAAACAGTGGAATGGACGTAGACGGAAAAGGTACTGTAGGTTTTGACCAAAAGATAGATATGAGATTACATCTTCGCCTAGGTGGAAAGTATATTGGCAAAGGTTTACAGATCCCAATTATCTATGCAGGGACTTTCGGAAAAAGTATACCTTATGTAGATCCTATCTGGCTTGGAAGCGTATATACCGGTATGACATTACTCGGACCTTATCTAATTCCTTTAGGCGGACCTTACGCAGGCGGAGTCGCAGGATCTGTGATCGGAGAATATGTCCGAGATCTTTGGGACGGTGTCACCGGCCTATTTGGCGGAAGTAGTTCCGAGCCTGATAAAAAACAAAAAGAGAAATAA
- a CDS encoding LTA synthase family protein — MKRLPSNLKLIGGYAIYFVLILILYKAAFLWVYSYRLEGAETKDVLWAILVGLRFDISVIGMILGPFAFLSCLPYINRFKFFNFFWGYFPILISVWMLSHLIADIVYFENANKHIGYEGFVFIGKDMGVILKSAFEQNPFLAVVASLLVLVFLPLSTYLFLKFNPYKHEPESWKRDSILSFVVLVSVVFAIRGGVQETPLRASNAIVSGHSFVNNIALNGVFTSIMDLKSQSIPNYLKLETKESVRIVREEISYEGAEFIGKKYPLLRKQKQTNNGKPPNIVLILLENWTGKFIDPISDGKVFGKELTPNFNKLLRKGKFYTRFFASGGRTTNGMMSILTGLPDRPGLTVVRTHQVLGNFSGIGNIFKGLGYDTFFVTGGDLSFDNKATLMPHWGFDSVLGEKEIAKLNRFKIGAWGYDDADVLQVLHEKISESKKPFLGVSLTLSTHYPYRAPDPKFRIFKEDERDFEYLNVYHYADWALKDFMDRAEKSKYFDNTIFVFVADHTHHRYLDYYEDRNIPFLIYSPGRILPAIDDRDASQLDVIPTILGLVGKEAYFSAMGRNLLAPKKTESAYFAYGNLIGWIESDLFYIHFVDGNRNLKYSAKGQREEVSLCDTEARICDSHFNKARAFLNLSHELMNQNLVFPTKEELERKEY, encoded by the coding sequence ATGAAACGTTTACCAAGCAATCTTAAATTGATCGGCGGATACGCCATCTACTTTGTTCTCATTCTAATTTTATATAAAGCAGCTTTCCTTTGGGTCTATTCTTATAGATTAGAAGGTGCGGAAACCAAAGATGTTTTGTGGGCGATCTTGGTAGGACTTAGGTTCGATATTTCCGTGATCGGAATGATCTTAGGACCATTCGCTTTTCTTTCCTGTCTTCCATATATAAATCGTTTTAAGTTTTTCAATTTTTTCTGGGGATACTTTCCGATCTTGATCAGTGTTTGGATGCTTTCTCATTTGATCGCTGATATAGTTTATTTCGAAAATGCGAATAAACATATAGGTTACGAAGGTTTCGTTTTTATAGGAAAGGATATGGGCGTGATCTTGAAGTCCGCCTTCGAACAGAATCCTTTCTTAGCTGTGGTCGCTTCTCTTCTAGTTTTGGTATTTCTACCTTTATCCACTTATCTTTTCTTAAAATTTAATCCGTACAAACACGAGCCTGAGTCTTGGAAAAGGGACTCTATCCTTTCTTTCGTAGTTTTAGTGTCGGTTGTTTTCGCGATCCGAGGGGGAGTTCAGGAAACTCCTTTGAGAGCGAGTAATGCAATCGTTTCCGGACATTCTTTCGTGAATAATATCGCGTTGAATGGCGTATTCACTTCTATCATGGATTTGAAAAGTCAATCCATTCCGAATTATCTAAAGTTAGAAACAAAAGAATCTGTTCGTATAGTTAGAGAAGAGATCTCTTATGAAGGCGCTGAGTTCATCGGAAAAAAATATCCTCTATTAAGAAAACAAAAACAAACCAATAACGGCAAACCTCCGAATATCGTTTTGATCCTTCTAGAAAACTGGACCGGAAAATTTATAGATCCGATCAGTGATGGAAAAGTTTTCGGAAAAGAGCTCACTCCTAATTTTAATAAACTGTTAAGAAAAGGAAAATTTTATACCAGGTTCTTTGCCTCGGGCGGAAGAACTACTAATGGTATGATGTCTATTCTCACCGGATTGCCTGATAGACCTGGACTGACTGTCGTAAGAACTCACCAAGTACTGGGAAATTTTTCCGGGATAGGAAATATTTTCAAAGGTTTAGGATACGATACATTTTTTGTAACCGGTGGAGATTTAAGTTTTGATAATAAAGCAACTTTAATGCCTCATTGGGGATTTGATTCTGTTCTGGGCGAAAAAGAGATCGCTAAGTTGAATCGATTCAAGATCGGTGCCTGGGGTTATGACGATGCGGATGTACTTCAGGTATTGCACGAAAAAATTTCAGAATCTAAAAAACCTTTCTTAGGAGTTTCTCTTACATTATCCACACATTATCCGTACCGTGCTCCGGATCCTAAATTTAGGATCTTTAAGGAAGATGAGAGAGACTTTGAATATCTAAATGTGTATCATTATGCGGATTGGGCACTTAAAGATTTTATGGATCGGGCGGAAAAATCCAAGTACTTTGATAATACGATCTTTGTATTTGTAGCGGATCATACTCACCATCGTTATTTGGATTATTACGAAGACAGAAATATTCCGTTTTTAATATATTCTCCGGGAAGAATACTGCCTGCGATCGACGATAGAGATGCTTCTCAATTGGATGTGATCCCTACGATCTTGGGTCTTGTCGGTAAGGAAGCATACTTCTCCGCTATGGGGCGGAATTTGCTGGCTCCTAAAAAGACGGAGTCTGCATACTTTGCTTATGGAAATTTAATCGGTTGGATAGAATCGGATCTATTCTATATCCACTTTGTGGATGGAAATCGTAACTTAAAATATTCTGCAAAAGGTCAGAGAGAAGAAGTAAGTCTTTGTGATACGGAAGCCCGGATCTGCGATTCTCATTTTAATAAGGCGAGAGCTTTTTTGAATCTTAGCCATGAATTGATGAATCAGAATTTAGTGTTTCCGACTAAGGAAGAGTTGGAAAGAAAAGAGTATTAA
- a CDS encoding MutS family DNA mismatch repair protein produces the protein MNALNRVHRLGSEISRLDRIIQKEESTLSLLSTFRILSFLFFIAWIVGVYLLRTVSDLYYLPSIFILAVFYRLLSAYQKRREKIRRLHVWSDFLTAQVSRIQLDGKHYPKSKREYYKNLVLETGLPSWTKDLDFLGEKGIFSRIDTTVIQKGTSRFLEYFLETPEESKVVARQIAVIGLSKKTKVLQKLLRQFRLYEASFPARREGEDEKLPSYIPKIGSLQPERSEKNKIDFPFNLFEEEPNDFWKFSFGKVSGALRILFPVWLTLVWLLVFGSFLFGQTWGFGIFILHSAFFGSYRNRSLKMLQPIAEDSETLEELGKLLLYIRSSNLSGAKGEVFLSNWNKKELKNSWKQFLKISNLAAYTQSPLAHALLNILFFFDLWIWRRYTSWWNKDGASLKASMSDLAELDSLLPLANLSWIEPEFTFPILEKSNAIIHAKNLVHPLIPSDKRVANDLEPMQPGKLLLLTGSNMSGKTTYLRALGISGIFAMAGGPVPASEFITPILDVHSSIRNEDSVEEGISFFYAEVRRLGRILQDIKNSQKGRLVLLDEILKGTNSRERTIACKGILKKLRQYGVFGIITTHDLELADLPELSLFHFREEIENGKMTFDYKIRSGIVQSSNALEVLRLEGLDLD, from the coding sequence ATGAACGCCCTCAACAGGGTCCACCGACTTGGATCCGAAATTTCCCGCCTGGATAGGATCATCCAAAAGGAAGAATCCACCCTTTCCTTATTATCCACTTTTAGAATACTTTCTTTCTTATTTTTTATCGCATGGATCGTCGGAGTTTATCTCTTACGAACTGTATCTGATCTATATTATTTACCTTCTATATTTATCTTAGCCGTTTTCTATCGTTTATTGTCGGCGTACCAAAAGAGAAGAGAGAAGATCAGAAGGTTGCATGTCTGGTCCGATTTTTTAACAGCTCAGGTCTCAAGGATCCAATTGGATGGAAAACATTATCCAAAGTCCAAAAGAGAATATTATAAAAATCTGGTTTTAGAGACTGGACTTCCTTCTTGGACCAAGGATTTGGATTTTTTGGGGGAGAAGGGTATCTTTTCCAGAATAGACACCACCGTTATCCAAAAAGGAACTTCCAGATTTTTAGAATATTTTTTAGAAACTCCTGAAGAATCAAAAGTAGTAGCAAGACAAATTGCAGTTATAGGCCTTTCTAAAAAAACAAAAGTACTCCAAAAACTACTCAGACAATTTAGATTGTACGAAGCTTCTTTTCCGGCAAGAAGAGAAGGAGAAGATGAAAAACTCCCTTCTTATATTCCTAAGATCGGTAGTCTTCAACCGGAACGTTCCGAAAAGAATAAGATAGATTTCCCATTCAATCTATTCGAAGAAGAGCCGAATGATTTTTGGAAATTTTCTTTTGGAAAAGTTTCAGGTGCACTTAGGATTTTATTTCCGGTTTGGCTGACTCTTGTTTGGCTTTTGGTATTCGGAAGTTTTTTATTCGGACAAACCTGGGGATTCGGGATCTTTATTCTTCACTCTGCATTTTTCGGATCATATAGAAATAGATCCTTAAAAATGTTACAACCGATCGCGGAAGATTCGGAAACATTAGAGGAATTAGGAAAACTTCTACTCTATATTCGTTCTTCTAATCTTTCCGGAGCAAAAGGAGAAGTTTTTCTTTCCAATTGGAATAAGAAGGAACTCAAAAACTCTTGGAAGCAATTTCTGAAAATTTCCAATCTGGCTGCTTATACCCAGTCTCCTTTAGCTCACGCATTATTGAATATTTTGTTCTTCTTTGATCTTTGGATCTGGAGAAGGTATACTTCTTGGTGGAATAAAGACGGCGCTTCTTTAAAGGCATCTATGTCGGATCTTGCCGAGCTGGATTCTTTACTTCCACTTGCAAATTTAAGTTGGATAGAACCAGAATTTACTTTCCCTATATTAGAAAAATCAAATGCAATAATCCATGCAAAAAATTTGGTTCATCCATTAATCCCTTCAGACAAAAGGGTTGCGAATGATCTGGAGCCTATGCAACCAGGGAAACTTCTTCTTTTAACCGGATCGAATATGTCCGGAAAAACCACTTATTTAAGAGCATTAGGAATTTCGGGAATATTTGCAATGGCAGGGGGGCCTGTACCTGCTTCTGAATTTATAACTCCAATCTTAGACGTACATTCCAGTATCCGAAATGAAGACTCTGTAGAGGAAGGTATCTCCTTCTTTTATGCGGAAGTCAGACGACTGGGAAGAATATTGCAGGATATTAAAAATTCCCAAAAGGGTAGATTAGTACTCTTAGACGAGATCCTAAAAGGTACGAATTCAAGAGAAAGAACAATCGCCTGCAAAGGGATCTTGAAAAAGTTAAGACAGTACGGTGTGTTCGGAATTATTACAACTCATGATCTGGAATTGGCCGATTTACCTGAACTTTCTTTATTTCATTTCAGAGAAGAAATTGAAAACGGCAAAATGACTTTCGATTATAAGATCAGATCAGGTATTGTCCAGTCCAGCAATGCTTTGGAAGTTTTAAGATTAGAAGGTTTGGATCTGGACTAA
- a CDS encoding caspase family protein → MKSLISIIGISLFLFSTDVFAQKRLGLIFGSNYKGNKAGIPELNLCEADAKYLHDEIKRVGKFDEIKIVLGKDVTKDNIQKEIKALASKAKADDTVFLYFSGHGAFQRDEKAKNGMRNLIICYDRPHLSDDELNDYLEGIKSPKTVFVFDCCFSGGIAKKGKATRGSANVPIPEGSDGTVKQDSQDFFFQDKAIISSADDNQTAIEVGGTINHGIFTYNFGKALSSGDLNQDNVITALEAFFASKDETVNMAKKYDHEQVPQISGNASGIFLAGEKKPDPPKPVEPVKPPVNPTPVPDVQPPKPEPETPVVTNEEPPVVPTNLKGDLVIKTTIIQDRAYAVSDLPPEIRITSGKKRVGNRSIRVLIDDKEVDKTITTESSNYWGATKRMGKLTPGATYTLTIKGVPAGVHKVTIQADDYPEVQKTQAVLPNKRNDLEVVASMTGYGAIRGKVFYRTLDNPVLNQPIFMPTVTSVTGINKLNTDQNGNFWFTNLKPGEYEIKATFAEDLNLNNADIKVREGEVTEVDIILNVKLPSTKTKY, encoded by the coding sequence TTGAAATCCTTAATTTCCATAATCGGAATTTCCCTCTTTTTGTTTTCTACTGATGTGTTCGCGCAGAAAAGGTTAGGCCTTATCTTCGGATCCAATTATAAAGGAAACAAAGCCGGAATCCCTGAATTAAATCTTTGTGAGGCAGATGCCAAATATCTACACGATGAGATCAAACGTGTAGGAAAATTCGATGAGATCAAAATTGTTTTGGGTAAAGATGTAACCAAAGACAATATACAGAAAGAGATTAAGGCTCTCGCTTCTAAAGCAAAAGCGGACGATACTGTATTTCTTTATTTCTCAGGTCACGGCGCTTTTCAAAGGGATGAAAAAGCAAAGAACGGAATGAGAAACCTCATCATTTGTTATGATAGGCCTCACCTTTCCGACGATGAGTTGAACGATTATTTAGAAGGGATCAAATCTCCTAAAACGGTTTTCGTTTTCGACTGCTGCTTCTCCGGAGGTATCGCTAAAAAAGGAAAGGCAACCAGAGGTTCTGCTAATGTTCCAATCCCGGAAGGAAGTGATGGAACAGTAAAACAAGATTCTCAGGACTTCTTCTTCCAAGATAAAGCGATCATTTCCAGCGCGGATGATAACCAAACTGCGATCGAAGTTGGCGGAACAATCAATCACGGGATCTTTACTTATAATTTCGGAAAGGCTCTTTCTAGTGGGGACTTAAACCAGGACAACGTAATCACTGCGCTCGAAGCATTCTTCGCTTCTAAAGACGAAACAGTGAATATGGCTAAAAAATATGATCACGAACAAGTGCCTCAGATTTCGGGTAACGCGTCCGGTATCTTCTTAGCTGGAGAAAAAAAGCCTGATCCTCCAAAACCAGTAGAGCCAGTTAAACCTCCTGTGAATCCTACTCCAGTTCCGGATGTTCAACCTCCTAAACCGGAACCTGAAACTCCAGTCGTTACTAACGAAGAACCTCCAGTTGTTCCTACAAACTTAAAAGGTGATTTGGTAATCAAAACCACGATCATCCAAGATAGAGCTTACGCAGTTTCTGATCTTCCTCCGGAGATCCGTATAACTTCCGGTAAGAAAAGAGTGGGGAATCGTTCTATTAGAGTACTCATAGACGATAAAGAAGTGGATAAGACGATTACTACTGAATCCTCCAATTATTGGGGAGCGACTAAGAGAATGGGGAAACTCACTCCAGGCGCGACTTACACTTTAACCATTAAAGGTGTTCCAGCCGGAGTTCATAAGGTAACCATCCAGGCGGATGATTATCCTGAGGTTCAAAAGACCCAGGCAGTTCTTCCTAATAAGAGAAACGATCTGGAAGTTGTGGCTTCTATGACAGGTTATGGAGCGATCCGAGGAAAAGTATTTTACAGAACCTTGGATAACCCTGTGCTCAATCAGCCGATTTTCATGCCTACGGTTACAAGCGTAACTGGTATCAATAAATTAAATACTGATCAAAATGGTAACTTCTGGTTTACGAACTTAAAACCGGGAGAGTATGAGATCAAAGCTACTTTCGCGGAAGATCTGAACTTGAATAATGCTGATATTAAGGTGAGAGAGGGAGAAGTAACTGAAGTGGATATTATCCTGAATGTGAAACTTCCTTCTACTAAAACCAAATATTAA
- a CDS encoding ABC transporter ATP-binding protein, whose translation MKLLEIKDLNVSYGKEGFFGGRKSIIKAVENVNLEMEEGETFSLVGESGCGKSTLGRAILRLLKSDSGSIFFKGKEILDLKEREFLPLRKQIQIVFQDPYSSLNPRRNIKDILTEGLFIHENYTDEQAEKEAADILEKVGLSPEILNRYPHEFSGGQRQRIAIARALILKPEFILFDEAVSALDVSNQAQVLLLLQKLKADFGLSYLFISHDLGIVKSISDKIAVMYLGKIVEIGTKSQIAEKPSHPYTKALFGAIFEVENRKIRKTPLQGEVPSILRKPKGCHFHTRCPIAQEICSEKTPEWKDLGEGHKSYCHFPDGK comes from the coding sequence ATGAAACTTTTAGAAATTAAAGATCTGAACGTAAGCTACGGAAAAGAAGGCTTTTTTGGTGGAAGAAAATCGATCATTAAAGCCGTAGAAAATGTAAACTTAGAAATGGAAGAAGGAGAAACCTTTAGCCTAGTAGGAGAATCCGGATGCGGGAAATCCACATTAGGCAGAGCGATACTCAGACTTCTTAAATCAGATTCAGGATCTATATTTTTCAAAGGAAAAGAGATCTTAGATTTGAAAGAAAGAGAGTTTTTACCACTCAGAAAACAGATCCAGATCGTATTCCAGGATCCATACTCTTCCTTAAACCCAAGAAGAAATATTAAAGATATTTTAACGGAAGGATTGTTTATCCATGAAAATTATACGGATGAACAAGCAGAGAAGGAAGCTGCCGATATTTTAGAAAAAGTAGGGCTGTCGCCGGAAATTTTAAACAGATATCCTCATGAGTTTTCCGGGGGACAAAGACAAAGGATCGCAATCGCAAGAGCTCTAATCCTAAAACCGGAATTTATACTTTTTGATGAAGCTGTTTCCGCTTTAGATGTATCCAATCAGGCTCAAGTACTTCTTCTATTACAAAAATTGAAAGCTGATTTCGGACTTTCTTATTTATTCATCTCTCATGATTTAGGGATCGTAAAATCTATCTCCGACAAGATCGCAGTCATGTATTTAGGGAAAATCGTAGAGATCGGCACTAAATCCCAGATTGCTGAAAAACCTTCTCATCCTTATACAAAGGCATTGTTCGGAGCGATATTCGAAGTAGAAAATCGAAAAATCCGTAAAACTCCTCTGCAAGGAGAGGTCCCAAGTATATTAAGAAAACCGAAAGGTTGCCATTTCCATACTCGCTGTCCTATCGCACAAGAGATCTGTTCCGAAAAAACTCCGGAATGGAAAGATCTAGGCGAAGGTCATAAGTCCTATTGTCATTTTCCGGACGGAAAATAA
- the ilvC gene encoding ketol-acid reductoisomerase has translation MANLYYDKDTDLSVLKGKTIAVIGYGSQGHAQAQNMKDSGLKVIIGLKEGSKSKKEAEEAGFEVFSVSEAAKKADIIQILAPDEIQGDIYKADIEPNLKDGDALVFSHGFNIHFEFIQPPKTVDVYMVAPKGPGHLVRRVYVEGGGVPCLIAVNQDATGTAKQRALAHAAGVGGGRAGILETTFREETETDLFGEQVVLCGGLSNLIMAGFETLTEAGYDPEIAYFECLHEVKLITDLIYEGGLARMRYSISGTAEYGDYVSGPRIIDAGVKARMKDVLADIQKANGSKFAKAWIAETKAGYPEFNKMREKNAGHPIEEVGKKLRSMMKWLSK, from the coding sequence ATGGCTAATTTATACTATGATAAAGATACGGACCTTTCCGTATTAAAAGGAAAGACCATCGCCGTAATCGGATACGGAAGCCAAGGTCACGCACAAGCTCAGAACATGAAAGATTCCGGACTGAAAGTTATCATCGGTCTGAAAGAAGGATCCAAATCCAAGAAAGAAGCGGAAGAAGCAGGTTTCGAAGTATTCTCCGTTTCTGAAGCAGCTAAAAAAGCAGACATTATCCAAATCCTTGCTCCGGACGAGATCCAAGGTGATATCTACAAAGCTGATATCGAGCCTAACCTGAAAGACGGAGATGCATTAGTTTTCTCTCATGGATTTAATATCCATTTCGAATTCATCCAACCTCCTAAAACAGTAGACGTTTACATGGTAGCTCCAAAAGGACCAGGACACTTGGTTCGTAGAGTATATGTAGAAGGCGGTGGAGTTCCTTGTTTGATCGCTGTAAACCAAGATGCGACTGGAACAGCAAAACAAAGAGCACTTGCTCACGCAGCTGGAGTAGGTGGGGGAAGAGCTGGTATCCTCGAAACTACTTTCAGAGAAGAAACAGAAACAGATCTTTTTGGAGAGCAAGTAGTTCTTTGCGGTGGTCTTTCTAACTTGATCATGGCAGGATTCGAAACTCTTACTGAAGCCGGTTACGATCCTGAGATCGCTTATTTCGAATGTTTACACGAAGTTAAACTTATTACTGATTTGATCTACGAAGGTGGATTAGCTCGTATGCGTTATTCCATTTCCGGAACTGCAGAGTACGGAGATTATGTTTCCGGACCTCGTATCATCGATGCTGGCGTTAAAGCTCGTATGAAAGATGTTCTTGCTGATATCCAAAAAGCAAACGGTTCCAAGTTCGCAAAAGCTTGGATCGCGGAAACCAAAGCTGGTTATCCTGAGTTCAATAAGATGAGAGAGAAAAATGCAGGACATCCAATCGAAGAAGTAGGTAAAAAATTACGCAGCATGATGAAATGGCTGAGTAAATAA